The following nucleotide sequence is from Candidatus Latescibacter sp..
TCCTCAACAATCCGGACGGCGAGCTTTTGCCCACCCTGGAGGTACGGTTCAATCTCATCAGGCTCATTCGGAAATGGGATGCGGACATGGTTATCACCCACCGTCACAATGACTACCATCCTGACCACCGGAATACCGGACTTCTCGTTCAGGACACCGCCTACATGGTCATCGTCCCAAAAGTATGCCCGGATACTCCTCCGCTGAAGAAAAATCCCGTTTACCTGTATACTTCCGACCGTTTCAAAAGCCCGGAGCCTTTCCGCCCGGATGTCATTGTTCCTATAGATGACGTCTTCATTCAGAAAATCTGCGCGCTCCACTGCATGCCCTCACAGTTCTATGAGTGGCTGCCCTGGACCGGGGGAAACCTTGACAAAGTTCCGAAAACGGATGAGGAGCGCCGGGCTTCCCTTGAGAAATCAAGGCGCACGGAGATGCCGGGCAGCATGAGAACAGCAGCGGAAAAAATGTATGGCAAAGAGGCGGCGGATTTAATTAAGCTGGTCGAAGCGTTCCAGGTCTGCGAATACGGCCGTCAACCCTCACGCGCAGAGCTTCAAAAGCTATTCCCGTTTCTTCCGCCTTTTAGATAAGAGACGGGCTCAGCTGATCACCTTCACATTCAGAGGCGCCCGCAACTGGAAATTCAGCGCATCAACCGGATCGAATTTCTTCTCCATCCCGAATTCGTAGAGCAGGTAGGCGTTCTTTTCGTAATACGATGACCCTTTGGGGACCGGGATAAGGTTTTTATCGATCTCGCTCAGAGACATGGTAGTATAACCCCGAGGGGAGTAAATGAGGCTCCGGAACCAGTAGAATCCCTCGTCGTGCTCGCTGATCACCGTGTGGGAATTATAGAGCGGCGAAGGCTCTCCGGTGAGCACATTCTTGTTTTCCCACTCCAGCCGGATACTGGCGACCGCATCGCCGTTCTTGATGTTGCAGAGACTGAACCAGGCCATGTTCGGCGGCAGAGAGCTGCCCAGGCTGTGCCCGCCGAGCCGGATGGTGTCATCCCCCCAAACCTTCGTGGTGCCAATCTCGCCGTTATCGGTATCCAGCATGTCCGGTGTCTTGTCGCGCCAGCCGGCATGGGTGAAATCGGTGCGCCCGAACGCCAGCTCGTCGTTACGGATGGCGAAAGTACGGGTATCCTTTTTGGCTTCTATACGCGAGGACATGATAAACCAGGGAAGTCCGGCATAGA
It contains:
- a CDS encoding PIG-L family deacetylase, which produces MNIIVFGAHPDDCELQAGGTAIKWVRAGHRVKFVSVTNGDAGHQDHTRKELARIRKAEAAAADAVLGVTSEVLNNPDGELLPTLEVRFNLIRLIRKWDADMVITHRHNDYHPDHRNTGLLVQDTAYMVIVPKVCPDTPPLKKNPVYLYTSDRFKSPEPFRPDVIVPIDDVFIQKICALHCMPSQFYEWLPWTGGNLDKVPKTDEERRASLEKSRRTEMPGSMRTAAEKMYGKEAADLIKLVEAFQVCEYGRQPSRAELQKLFPFLPPFR